The stretch of DNA ACATACGGGACAGGTCTCACTTCTCTCCATCCATTCATATATACAACTAAGGTGGTAGTGATGAGAACATTGGGTTAAAATCTTAGGATTCTCAGGTATGTATTCTGTCAACAGAAGAGCATGGTAAGAGTCACGGAGAAAATGAGAGTAgcaaaactttttctttgacaTACAACAATTTCTATCTTCTAGCTAGATGACACAGATTATATCCTGCTCAGAAGTTGGACAAAGAAATCAGGATAAACTGACCACTTGTTCTCACATAATCACCTTGCCAGATTAAGGTACTGGAtccaaaaaaaaagaggttacCTTCAAGACATATAGGGCATATATCTTCATGATCTTCTGGTAATGCACGGTCATCATAAAGGTCTCCAGCTTTCGTATTTTCCAATGAGAACTTCAGTGAGGAATCTGTTGAAAGCTCTTCTCCAGTGTGAGTACTAGAACTGAGCTCTGAATGAATGCTCGAATCACCTTTACCTTTGTTTAGTCCTTTGACCAGCTCATCCTGTTGCAAATTGGAGGATCTAAAATCGATATTCGATACCAAAGTTCCaggatgagataaaatagtcGCAGGTTCTGTATATGCAGGTGCCCCATTTGGAGTTGAGGAAGCTGCCTCCTGGGGGGACGAATGCAGGGCATGCATTTGACCACCTCTGAAAAATGCTGCAAACTGTACATAATTACATTAGAAAAGCTGGATACAGATCATGGGGAATTTCCAAGCATTCAATGAACTACCATCATTCAATTATCAAGGTCAAGATCGAATTAAACAAAATGATCTACGAAAATTAATTAACTTCACATCTATAGAGAAAATGTGGCAAGATACTTCCATGCTTCTGATTATCTAAGGACTGGCTCATAATGAAATCATGTCACAATAAGCTTCACCACAGCAGGCATACAATCCAGATACCATGACCTAGGACTAGCATTTCTCTGAAGCAGAAATGATAAAATCACTGTTCATGTCTCTTGTTTGTGTGCAGGGATCCGTGTCTGTAGCAATGCTCTTCTCTGAAGTCTTATATGGGAAGTAGTTCAATTGGGAGGGGTGGTTTGACAGTCAAGATTACACCATGTCacctatttttttcatcttaacGTACTGTACGTTAGACTTGCGGACGAATGACGCTATTTTGACCAAAAGTGGTAGTTGGAGTGCAATATGTCTAAGCATCGATAGTTCGGATGCAAAGCGTTAAACACCTTCTAATTAAGGGTGGAAAGTatagttttctttttacttCTTCGTAATGGAATGTTATTAGAAAGCAACAAAAGGTTTAAACTTTAGAATGATACAAACATGGCCAGTAGTTCAAATACTTATGACGATTATATGGGAAATAATTTGTACAGTCTAGCTAGGGTGTGTAAGCTcacactctctttgaaaaacGTGGGCAAACATGAGAGCCACGTGAAAAAACTTACTTTTAACGGTGgattctacttttttcaaatgaattacgcGAAATTTAAACACCTTATAAATGTATCTAGCATTCCTCTAACTATATCACTGGTTGCATTTACTAGCTGTGACAATGTTCTGCTATTTCACAGGTGTTGTGATTCATTGAGATGCATGGAACAAGCATTCCTAGTAACTGAAGGCTTCACGAAAAATATAAGTACTATTGAGATCTACATGAATCCTTTTGCTAATAGCTATTCCGCAGGAAACAAAAGGTCAATGTAGAAGGACTCCCATGGACATGATACCTTGCTGAATGAGTTACGAGTGAAGCACAGAGGACAAGTGCAGTTTCCCTGACTGGATACATTAGCAGTTTCTCCTGGATCCTTGTCAtgaaagcaacaaaaaaaagatTCCATCTTAAGGCTTCAATTTCTACAGATCAGATTGGACTTCTGCAAGACATATTAACGTCTCATTAGCAAAATTGAAATAAGTTTCTCAATACCAGTGTAAAGAACATATTCAAAGAACATATAAGAAGTCAACAGTAAACAGCCAAGATGACCGTCCAACGACAACAATTATTCGAGTCTGCATTTAGTTTGCTGAAAATTTCCCGGAATTTTTTAATCCTCAAGTGAATATTACCTTGCAAcggtatataaaattaattatattagtagGAAGAATGATTTTTTCGATTCTTCCAGATAGAATTCTTGTCTTGGCATTTGTTTTCCtggaaaatgttttcttttcaaaaccgGCTgactaaaaaaaattccagaacCCAATCAGCTTCAAACTGGGACAGAACAGGGGGAAAAACCAAGAAAGGACAGACAAATCATTTAGAACCAACTATACAGCATATTTTTTCGTGAGGGTCGATGCTCAATTGAATGAACGGATTCTTCCTGGAATATGAATCTTTGAGATTCCAGTAAAAACTAGCATATACGATCAATACAATCAATCATAAGGAGATTCTCGTGAAGATGGTCCAACATAATTACTTCACTAAGTCCCATGAACTAGTAACTTCTACAAATCGAAAGCAACAACAAAccaacgaagaaaaaaaaaaagctagaaACCTTGACAACACAAAGCGAACGTCGGAAACTTGGGTAGgagaaaaaagatataaaaaaaagaacgcTAATTAAACTGGGAAACATACATGTCTCCGGTGTGAGAGCAGATAGCAGAAGCCTTCGAAAAAATTATTCTGAAGCAGAAATGAATCGAAGAACGACTTAAAGATATAGtgataaagatgaagatgaagacggAGGATGGGAAATTGGGAATAGAAGAATAATACATGAGTTCAACTCGGAGTCGGAGTCTCAGATGGTTCGCGTAGGTTCCTTCGCCAATAAAAAAGCTGAAATAAGATTTTGTGGGGCCTACTGCGCCCTCGCGGGCCCACTTTGCGCCGATCGTGTCAACTTCTTTGTGCGTGTCCTTATTTTATACAATACTTCATACTAcgcctttattattatttttatttttttagatttttattattattattttctttcactagttaagaaagtgactgtaagtgaaattatatatttttaaaatttttcttaataaataaagatgttataaaaaatacttaaaatagaataataaaaaaaaattcaaatatactATGCAATAATAAAGATGTAGTAGGAAGTAGTAaacctatcattattcattaatttatatggTACGTGCCAAATCCCGCTTCTTCCAAAAAGGTTTGAGGCGTgtatttcaaaacaagaaggctttggataaatttaaaattgaataatgcCTAAgtacaagttctaaatagataaactttatacaagttttttgtgaaaaattagatcttattaataaaacatattttgtttacacttttttaaagtgtgatctacttttttacaaaaatttgtgcggaacttatctatttgaggctgatataaatcatttctcttttaaaattatatatattttgtaggGGAGTTTAGATAAAATTAATGTGATGGTTGGTATAGTTCTATAgcttttatacaaattattttattattttatgaaaaattagggAAACACATCATGACTTACTATAATTCTAGTGCTtacaaattatctaaattaaaagtaatgttagatataatcttAAGATATGCAAGCATACttattttgagaaaaagtaGTCATGTGTCCAacattaaagaattttttttttttttaataggagtgtcaaatttatttatttatttttaaaaaagtgtataaAGTTTGCACACCTTAAATAATAGCATAAATCATTTTGATGTAAATTAAAGACATTacttaatataaaaatcattacaaTTATAAGTGTCATTTTTCTTCAGATCAAACTGCATGGAAAGCCACGTACAGTACTGCCCAAATATGCGTAAGAAAATTAGGAGGGCGGGAATTTGGGTCGAGACTCGAGGCATTTGTACATGCCGAAGCTAATTAGCCTAGCCCATGTCTTGGATCAGCTCGGTCCAACATGCAATTTCCACGTACGTAGTCGTACAGCCAGCTCTTAACGTACGCGCTTGTTCCTCGGCTTGTTTCTCGATTTGGGTGGGACGTGATCAAGAAGAGACACATTAACAAGCAATAGATCTCATGATTTTGCATGCCTTTTTAATTCGTTGGGCTTAAACAGTCGAATGCATGCAAATCAATTGGTgagcattaattaattaatcggGATTATGGTAAAAGTTCGACGTTTAAAAGAGGTAAGAAAAGGCAAAAAGGTTGAGGTAGTGCCAATATTACTTACCAGCTTGTTGATTCATGTCATGCCTGCCGGCCATTATGGTGCAAATCCAAAGGCCATTATGGTGCAAATCCAAATTTTACCGACACAAACGTACAAACATTGACAGGTGGAACTAAAGTTTGTGGGACGACGTGACATCTTAGCCATCAAAGTCCCTTTAAGAGCATAAACAATACTCTAATCATTgtcaagtttaaaatttaattaaaattttatattttaattatagtattaacttttaattatttgaattcACGTTGAACtagtcattttaaaattaaaataataatattatattatatattttaataatatttgataaatttttttttatattttacaaatacacttcatatattttaataatatttgataaaaaaacaattatacaaCAATTCTTAAAaccaacaaattaatttttgtcaACACTTCTTCTTTTGCCAACAAGTAGAGTCATTAACTTTAATTTGTAGTACGGTAAGTCACTCGGATGCACATTAACTTTACGCACCCAGATTGCTATATACATTCATAGCATTGTGAGATTCACAAACCAATTATTCAGtattaaccaaaaaaataaaaaaactaagaaaaactatgatagaaaataagtatattttgctatttatatttttatattgtgtattaaACTgataatgatagaaaataaatgtaCCCACAGTTGGAAACCtcatcataaaagaaaagtaatttGGCAAGAAAATTTACCAGAAAGGGAGGAAAAGGGAGGgaaattgaggaaaaataataaaaaactccTTTGGCCCTTTAATAGTGTCTAGCCAAATATAGCTAGGTGGGGAAAGTTATTGTAGCTCAAAACTAAAAAGTATGGCTATAGCTAGATCAATGTAGGAATTTTGTGACCAAAAAGGGTAAAATTTGCACTTGGCGTTGGCAatggccattgccaatgctctaacgTAAGGGTGGGTTTACGCCCACCGCTGGGAGCTCCCGCTAAtgcattttatgtttttttatttatttttttatatgatttttttaatatctttaaatattttttaagaaataaaaaaattcacaatattattaaaaaaatatttacttaatcacgaagtaaaaaaaattaaaaataaaaaataaaaacagccCAGCGGGAGCTCCAAGCGGGAGCCTCCAACGGTAAGTATAACTTTTTCCTTAACGTAAAGgaaataatctatatatttgtaaatcttGTTTATTAAAcacattattaatataaaaaaggaTTCGTATTTTTACTCTGATAAATATGACGTTTATTATACGTATATGGAATTACAAGTAGATCAATAGCTCGAtcgtaaattaattaaagaaagtagttataaataagaaatatgctaattataaattattatcttGTATGATCTGTACATGATCATATATCATGGTAGCATATTCTTTCCTTGTACAAGAAACATCATTACATTAATTTCTGTGTTCATTGCCAATATCGCAGTGTCTGATCACACATGGTGTGGCTAGggcaatacataaattatatatgatcataGGCTGATCTCTAATTAATTCGGTTAATTTTGAAATCAGAGTAGTTCTGCAGA from Juglans microcarpa x Juglans regia isolate MS1-56 chromosome 3S, Jm3101_v1.0, whole genome shotgun sequence encodes:
- the LOC121258049 gene encoding E3 ubiquitin-protein ligase At3g02290-like isoform X1, which translates into the protein MESFFCCFHDKDPGETANVSSQGNCTCPLCFTRNSFSKFAAFFRGGQMHALHSSPQEAASSTPNGAPAYTEPATILSHPGTLVSNIDFRSSNLQQDELVKGLNKGKGDSSIHSELSSSTHTGEELSTDSSLKFSLENTKAGDLYDDRALPEDHEDICPICLEEYIPENPKILTQCSHHYHLSCIYEWMERSETCPVCCQVLILDETN
- the LOC121258049 gene encoding E3 ubiquitin-protein ligase At3g02290-like isoform X2 — translated: MESFFCCFHDKDPGETANVSSQGNCTCPLCFTRNSFSKFAAFFRGGQMHALHSSPQEAASSTPNGAPAYTEPATILSHPGTLVSNIDFRSSNLQQDELVKGLNKDSSLKFSLENTKAGDLYDDRALPEDHEDICPICLEEYIPENPKILTQCSHHYHLSCIYEWMERSETCPVCCQVLILDETN